In Campylobacter sp. VBCF_01 NA2, one DNA window encodes the following:
- the nadE gene encoding NAD(+) synthase, with product MNAQNLIPYLTDFLATELEKTGADAFVVGVSGGLDSAVVSALCALTEIPTHALIMPMPSSNLANLGDAIEHCDMFGIDYEIQEIAPFMEAFASLDTGADKLRTGNFATRIRMGLLYDYSAKHRAVVVGTTNLSERMLGYSTIYGDLACAFNPIGEILKTKVSKLAEALTINENIIAKTPSADLWENQSDERELGYSYDILDSVLRDIFSRPELREKIRGGKEITKDDLAYLLDSNHNADLCKFITNRMIKNSFKLRMPNVAQVDPNA from the coding sequence ATGAACGCTCAAAATTTAATTCCATATTTGACCGATTTTTTGGCCACAGAACTTGAAAAAACAGGAGCAGACGCTTTCGTAGTCGGAGTCAGTGGAGGACTTGATAGTGCCGTAGTATCGGCATTATGCGCCCTAACAGAGATCCCAACTCACGCCCTAATCATGCCTATGCCTAGCTCAAATTTAGCAAATTTAGGCGATGCGATTGAGCACTGCGATATGTTTGGTATAGACTACGAAATCCAAGAAATCGCCCCATTTATGGAGGCTTTCGCTTCGCTTGATACTGGCGCAGACAAGCTAAGAACTGGAAATTTTGCGACAAGAATTCGCATGGGATTATTATACGATTACAGCGCGAAACACCGCGCAGTCGTAGTCGGAACAACAAATTTGAGCGAAAGAATGCTAGGATACAGCACGATTTATGGTGATTTAGCGTGTGCCTTTAACCCAATCGGTGAAATTTTAAAGACAAAAGTAAGCAAGCTTGCCGAAGCACTTACAATCAATGAAAACATAATCGCAAAAACTCCAAGCGCAGATTTATGGGAAAATCAAAGCGACGAAAGAGAGCTTGGATATAGCTATGATATCCTTGATAGCGTGCTTAGAGATATCTTCTCTCGCCCTGAACTTCGCGAAAAAATTAGAGGCGGCAAAGAGATTACAAAAGATGATTTAGCATACTTGCTTGATTCGAATCACAACGCTGATTTATGCAAATTTATCACAAATAGAATGATAAAAAATAGCTTTAAATTACGCATGCCAAATGTAGCACAAGTAGATCCTAATGCTTAG
- the cmoB gene encoding tRNA 5-methoxyuridine(34)/uridine 5-oxyacetic acid(34) synthase CmoB yields the protein MDLTTIKNEMLKKLENAQNAEILGAINALPNFDCEVSFGDTISAKFDANAEQMEQIRQIALSLKPWRKGPFALNELFIDSEWQSFIKFNLLGGHIDLAGKNVADVGCNNGYYMYRMLGLGARSVTGFDPSALFYLQFLFLQHFMRTRAIFEPLGVEHLPFYGAKFDTIFCLGVIYHRSDPISMLKQLKSALNSGGEVILDTMYIDMDGDFALTPKGGYSKISNIYFVPTIGALSNWCERAKFKNFEILETKQTDFNEQRKTEWIDGQSLENFLDPKNPNLTIEGYPAPKRVYVKISL from the coding sequence ATGGATTTAACTACCATAAAAAACGAAATGTTAAAAAAACTAGAAAACGCTCAAAACGCCGAAATTTTAGGCGCGATTAATGCACTGCCAAATTTTGATTGCGAGGTGAGTTTTGGCGACACTATTAGCGCGAAATTTGACGCAAACGCTGAGCAAATGGAGCAAATCAGGCAAATCGCACTATCGCTAAAACCTTGGCGCAAGGGGCCTTTCGCGCTAAATGAGCTTTTTATCGACAGCGAGTGGCAAAGCTTCATCAAATTTAACCTTTTAGGGGGGCATATTGATTTGGCGGGCAAAAATGTCGCAGATGTGGGGTGCAATAATGGTTATTATATGTATCGTATGCTAGGCCTTGGCGCGCGTAGCGTCACGGGCTTCGATCCTAGCGCGTTATTTTATCTGCAATTTTTGTTTTTGCAACATTTTATGCGCACACGGGCGATTTTCGAGCCGCTTGGCGTGGAGCATTTGCCATTTTATGGGGCGAAATTTGACACGATTTTCTGTCTTGGCGTGATTTATCATCGCTCGGATCCTATCTCTATGCTAAAACAGCTCAAATCCGCGCTAAATAGCGGTGGTGAGGTGATTTTAGATACGATGTATATAGATATGGACGGGGATTTCGCGCTCACACCAAAGGGCGGGTATTCTAAGATCTCAAATATCTACTTCGTGCCCACTATCGGCGCACTTAGCAACTGGTGCGAAAGGGCGAAATTTAAGAATTTTGAAATTTTAGAAACCAAACAAACCGATTTTAACGAACAGCGAAAAACTGAGTGGATTGACGGTCAGAGCTTAGAAAATTTCCTAGATCCAAAAAACCCAAATCTCACTATCGAGGGTTACCCTGCCCCGAAACGAGTCTATGTTAAAATCAGCCTGTAA
- a CDS encoding transglutaminase-like domain-containing protein — protein sequence MKRRDFFKFSSILGVASFAPSVVLADVSAKEDEQKTRKFSVSLKHAIKEVGKESRVWVPLVLPSDFQQVISHYKVGSNAVEKFITEGEIPTYYAKFSGSETPILDISFDVQTTERNTDFSKVNFNENEKLAPEIAKFLQPTTQIQIDGVVKQKSDEIVGNIKGDLEKARAIYTWVANTMERDNSVLGCGLGDVKQILSSGKLSGKCTDINSVFVALARAAGIPAREMFGIRVGASRFSSQMGAAPKDDGFSHISGGQHCRAEFYLKGYGWIPVDPADVTKVRLGEKLTNDDQKIAQIREYLFGNWEMCWIGFNYGRDFTLSPRPAQFPINNFGYVYGETDGQTLNYYDPKEFSYDYKSREI from the coding sequence ATGAAAAGACGAGATTTTTTCAAATTCAGTAGTATTTTAGGTGTCGCTAGCTTCGCTCCTAGCGTGGTTTTGGCTGATGTGAGCGCCAAAGAAGACGAGCAAAAAACGCGCAAATTTAGCGTTAGTTTAAAACACGCTATCAAAGAGGTCGGCAAAGAGAGCAGGGTGTGGGTCCCACTCGTGCTTCCTAGCGATTTTCAGCAGGTCATTTCGCACTATAAGGTCGGCTCAAACGCAGTCGAGAAATTTATCACTGAGGGCGAAATTCCGACATATTATGCGAAATTTAGTGGAAGCGAAACTCCGATACTTGATATCAGTTTCGATGTGCAAACCACAGAGCGAAATACCGATTTTTCGAAGGTAAATTTCAACGAAAACGAAAAATTAGCTCCCGAAATCGCCAAATTTTTGCAACCAACTACGCAAATTCAAATCGACGGCGTGGTTAAACAAAAATCAGATGAAATCGTAGGAAATATCAAAGGCGATTTAGAAAAGGCTAGGGCGATTTACACCTGGGTGGCAAACACCATGGAGCGCGATAACAGCGTGCTTGGGTGTGGGCTAGGCGATGTGAAGCAAATACTTAGTAGCGGTAAATTAAGTGGCAAATGCACCGACATAAACTCAGTTTTTGTGGCTTTGGCGAGGGCTGCTGGGATACCTGCGCGCGAAATGTTTGGTATCCGCGTGGGCGCGTCGCGCTTCTCATCTCAAATGGGCGCAGCACCCAAAGATGACGGATTTAGCCATATTTCAGGCGGACAACACTGTCGCGCTGAGTTTTATCTCAAAGGATACGGCTGGATTCCAGTAGATCCTGCCGATGTCACCAAGGTTCGCCTTGGCGAAAAACTCACAAACGACGACCAAAAAATCGCACAAATCCGCGAATATCTCTTTGGCAACTGGGAGATGTGCTGGATAGGGTTTAATTACGGCAGAGATTTCACGCTAAGTCCGCGCCCAGCGCAATTTCCGATAAATAATTTCGGTTATGTTTATGGCGAAACGGACGGACAAACGCTAAATTACTATGATCCAAAAGAATTTAGCTACGATTACAAAAGTCGCGAAATTTGA
- a CDS encoding aryl sulfotransferase: MSKLKFIVLAIISAFMATLCCLPALLFLLFGVSFSALSFADELARFRPIFTAISIVFYIASLYFVLFRKNSCVIGAGRKKWYFIYILSGILIFLLLFYPEILGRFYA; the protein is encoded by the coding sequence TTGAGTAAGCTAAAATTTATCGTTCTAGCGATTATAAGCGCATTTATGGCGACTTTGTGCTGTTTGCCAGCGCTTTTGTTTTTGCTTTTTGGGGTGAGTTTTTCGGCACTTTCCTTTGCGGACGAGTTGGCGAGATTTCGCCCCATTTTTACGGCGATTTCCATTGTTTTTTACATTGCGAGCCTCTATTTTGTGCTATTTCGCAAAAACTCATGCGTCATCGGCGCAGGTCGCAAAAAATGGTATTTTATTTACATTTTAAGCGGAATTTTGATATTTTTACTTCTGTTTTATCCTGAAATTTTAGGGAGATTTTATGCGTAA
- a CDS encoding heavy-metal-associated domain-containing protein — protein MRKILVLSLVCGALFAQREIEIQVGKIHCNLCAASIKFALQKCEGVISVEAKEGEKKAVVIAEDSADTNAMIEALKNAKYEKAKILSIKQK, from the coding sequence ATGCGTAAAATTTTAGTTTTATCACTCGTTTGTGGCGCGCTTTTTGCACAGCGAGAAATCGAAATCCAAGTCGGAAAAATCCATTGTAATCTATGCGCAGCTTCGATTAAATTTGCCTTGCAAAAATGCGAGGGGGTAATCAGCGTCGAGGCCAAAGAGGGCGAGAAAAAGGCGGTCGTCATCGCTGAGGATAGCGCCGATACGAACGCTATGATCGAGGCTTTGAAAAACGCAAAATACGAAAAAGCCAAAATTTTAAGTATTAAACAAAAATAA
- a CDS encoding cation transporter translates to MRKILLLFALVSAVFADREIEIYVEKIHCPLCTQMVRKALSECEGVISARVELSSKTASVLARDDADTKAMLEAIAKTTYEGKIVSDKRK, encoded by the coding sequence ATGCGTAAAATTTTACTATTATTTGCCCTTGTTAGCGCGGTTTTCGCCGATAGAGAGATTGAAATTTATGTAGAGAAAATACACTGCCCGCTCTGCACGCAAATGGTGAGAAAGGCTCTTAGCGAGTGCGAGGGCGTAATCAGCGCGCGCGTGGAGTTATCGAGTAAAACAGCCAGCGTGCTAGCGCGCGATGATGCTGATACAAAGGCGATGCTAGAAGCTATCGCAAAGACCACTTACGAGGGCAAAATCGTAAGTGATAAGCGAAAATAG
- a CDS encoding M28 family peptidase, translated as MKKVMNYFRQICEIPHLSYETEKLRDFLVEFAKKHEFSVEVDNAGNIYALKGEPKICLQAHYDMVGVGLAPSIELVEQDGFLSAKNSSLGADNGIGVAIIMAMMSEFSDFEAVFTNNEEVGLWGVREFHAEIKSKKMLNLDSEDENEVIIGCAGSAEIRAICDSAREKKSGFCYEIFIDDFPGGHSGIEIHKNLPNAIKFLAEFIAKNGGKIAKFNGGERANSIPAKASATAIFKNEISNFPNFIKHKFFGFKECEIYENSDNILNLICEFKQGVRDFNDELNLPGTSINLSLAGEKNGKFELLFYARSMSEKGLKGVKYQTKMSAENFGLECVFGETSQPWQPQRSEFSEFILKNLQKFVPTAKLGAVHAGLECGVFITKDSAIQAASIGPNITSPHSTHEKVELKSVEKILNAVREIISGAQNL; from the coding sequence ATGAAAAAAGTTATGAATTATTTTCGCCAAATTTGCGAAATTCCACACCTTAGCTATGAAACGGAAAAATTGCGAGATTTTTTAGTGGAATTTGCTAAAAAGCACGAATTTAGCGTGGAAGTTGATAATGCAGGAAATATTTATGCCCTCAAAGGTGAGCCAAAAATTTGCCTGCAAGCGCATTATGATATGGTTGGCGTGGGACTTGCGCCGAGTATCGAGCTAGTGGAGCAAGACGGATTTTTAAGTGCGAAAAACTCATCGCTTGGGGCTGATAATGGAATCGGTGTAGCAATTATAATGGCGATGATGAGCGAATTTAGCGATTTTGAGGCAGTTTTCACAAACAACGAAGAAGTGGGGCTCTGGGGCGTTAGAGAATTTCACGCAGAGATAAAAAGCAAAAAAATGCTAAATTTAGACAGCGAAGATGAAAACGAAGTCATAATCGGGTGCGCAGGAAGTGCCGAAATTCGCGCTATTTGCGACAGCGCGCGCGAGAAAAAAAGTGGCTTTTGCTATGAGATTTTTATAGATGATTTTCCGGGCGGTCATAGTGGGATTGAAATTCATAAAAACCTACCAAATGCGATTAAATTTTTAGCCGAATTTATCGCTAAAAATGGCGGTAAAATCGCCAAATTTAACGGCGGCGAAAGGGCAAATTCGATCCCTGCAAAAGCTAGTGCGACTGCAATTTTTAAAAATGAAATTTCAAATTTTCCAAATTTCATAAAACATAAATTTTTTGGATTTAAAGAGTGCGAAATTTATGAAAATTCAGACAATATTTTAAATCTCATTTGCGAATTTAAACAAGGCGTTAGGGATTTTAACGATGAGTTAAATTTGCCCGGGACTAGCATAAATTTATCTTTGGCTGGTGAAAAAAACGGCAAATTTGAGCTTTTGTTTTACGCTAGATCGATGAGCGAAAAGGGCTTAAAAGGGGTGAAATATCAAACCAAAATGTCGGCTGAGAATTTTGGCTTGGAGTGCGTTTTTGGCGAAACTAGTCAGCCGTGGCAACCGCAACGAAGCGAATTTAGCGAATTTATCTTAAAAAATTTGCAAAAATTTGTGCCAACTGCGAAGCTTGGTGCTGTTCATGCTGGGTTAGAGTGTGGCGTTTTTATCACAAAAGATAGCGCTATACAGGCAGCTTCGATTGGTCCAAATATCACTTCGCCACACAGCACGCATGAAAAAGTCGAGCTAAAATCTGTCGAAAAAATCCTAAATGCCGTGCGAGAAATAATCTCTGGCGCACAAAATTTATAA
- the nth gene encoding endonuclease III, translated as MRTKKDILEIKNLLLEHFGEPTTELKFRNLYELIVCVMLSAQCTDKRVNLITPALFREFPDIHSLANANLGTVKMLINSCSFFNNKAQNLIKMAKSVVENFGGEIPLNEKDLKSLAGVGQKTAHVVLIEHCGANFIAVDTHVFRVSHRLELSSAKTPELTENDLTKAFVSDLNYLHQALVLFGRYTCKAVKPNCKECFLAHLCKSKDKIL; from the coding sequence ATGAGAACGAAAAAAGATATTTTAGAAATCAAAAATTTATTGTTAGAGCACTTTGGCGAGCCCACAACCGAGCTTAAATTTCGCAATCTTTACGAGCTAATCGTCTGCGTTATGCTTAGCGCGCAATGCACCGATAAACGAGTAAATTTAATCACACCTGCGCTATTTAGGGAGTTTCCTGACATACACTCACTCGCAAATGCAAATTTAGGCACAGTTAAAATGCTGATAAATTCGTGCAGTTTTTTTAATAACAAAGCGCAAAATTTAATCAAAATGGCAAAGTCTGTGGTGGAAAATTTCGGCGGCGAAATCCCCCTAAATGAAAAGGATTTAAAAAGCCTTGCGGGGGTCGGTCAAAAGACAGCCCATGTCGTGCTAATCGAGCATTGCGGGGCGAATTTTATCGCCGTGGATACCCATGTTTTTCGCGTTTCGCACAGGCTTGAGCTAAGCTCGGCAAAAACGCCAGAACTTACCGAAAACGACCTTACAAAGGCATTTGTAAGCGATCTAAACTACCTGCACCAAGCTTTGGTGCTATTTGGACGATACACTTGCAAAGCCGTAAAGCCAAATTGCAAAGAGTGCTTTTTGGCGCACCTTTGCAAAAGCAAGGATAAAATTTTATAA
- a CDS encoding peptidylprolyl isomerase: MKKLLFSALSLAAAVSLNATVFATVNGAPITEAEVAPHIAALGKNPATLSNQEKQMVLARAIDIEILAAEAKKSGVTNLQEYKDALKAAQDRIAIEMYQHQLSKQIKVSDADIAKFYNENKSAFVEPAALLLSNITVEKKAEADAIIKELKNTKADALVSKFEELAVAKSIVPEAKQTKGHLAWVTQEMMPKAFWDASSKLKRGAITQTPIKTDLGYHIVLKEDAKLQKQLSQDEAKPFIENLIKGQQAGAALEQKLQELRKSAKVEVK; this comes from the coding sequence ATGAAAAAATTACTATTTTCAGCCCTAAGTTTAGCAGCGGCAGTAAGCCTAAATGCGACAGTTTTCGCCACAGTAAATGGCGCGCCAATCACAGAGGCCGAGGTCGCCCCGCACATAGCAGCACTTGGCAAAAATCCAGCCACGCTTAGCAATCAAGAAAAACAAATGGTGCTAGCAAGAGCGATTGATATCGAAATTTTAGCCGCTGAGGCTAAAAAAAGTGGCGTTACAAATCTACAAGAATACAAAGACGCCCTAAAAGCAGCGCAAGATAGAATCGCTATCGAAATGTATCAACACCAACTATCAAAGCAAATCAAAGTAAGCGACGCTGATATCGCTAAATTTTACAACGAAAACAAATCTGCTTTCGTCGAACCAGCCGCTTTGTTGCTATCTAATATCACAGTGGAGAAAAAGGCCGAAGCTGACGCGATTATCAAAGAGTTAAAAAACACAAAAGCCGACGCTTTGGTGAGCAAATTCGAAGAGCTTGCAGTAGCTAAATCAATCGTGCCTGAGGCCAAACAAACCAAAGGTCATCTTGCATGGGTTACCCAAGAAATGATGCCAAAAGCGTTTTGGGACGCTTCAAGCAAGCTTAAAAGAGGCGCTATCACGCAAACCCCTATCAAAACTGATTTAGGCTATCATATCGTGCTCAAAGAAGATGCCAAACTTCAAAAACAGCTTAGCCAAGACGAAGCCAAGCCTTTTATCGAAAATTTAATCAAAGGCCAACAAGCAGGCGCTGCATTAGAGCAAAAACTACAAGAACTTCGCAAAAGCGCGAAGGTAGAAGTAAAATAA
- a CDS encoding peptidylprolyl isomerase codes for MNKLVFSALSLAVAMGLNATVLATANGKNITENDVIPFLVAQGIAPQQFASLPANTKKDILNRVIARKLVVEQAKKAGVMNDEVYKKELEFQKDNLAVRVWQSKEAKKIKISDKEVQDFYNKNKAKFVNPELAQVRHILVKTDAEAKAVIDELKGLNGGALITKFSEIAKAKSIEPAAKQSGGALPAFPKEGAMVKPFADAAFALKKGEISKTPVKTEFGYHVILKEDQIAKRQVPVSEVKPLIEGSIRQEKAAANSEKLAQDLLKKAKIEYK; via the coding sequence ATGAACAAATTAGTTTTTTCAGCACTTAGTTTGGCTGTGGCCATGGGCCTAAATGCGACAGTTTTAGCGACTGCTAATGGCAAAAACATCACAGAAAACGATGTTATCCCATTTCTAGTAGCCCAAGGCATAGCTCCACAACAATTCGCTTCACTGCCAGCAAACACCAAAAAAGATATCTTAAACCGCGTTATCGCTAGAAAACTTGTCGTAGAACAAGCTAAAAAAGCAGGCGTTATGAACGACGAAGTTTATAAAAAAGAGTTAGAGTTCCAAAAAGACAACCTAGCTGTGCGCGTATGGCAATCAAAAGAGGCCAAAAAAATCAAAATCAGCGACAAAGAGGTTCAAGACTTTTACAACAAAAATAAAGCCAAATTTGTAAATCCAGAACTTGCCCAAGTTCGCCATATTTTGGTCAAAACAGACGCCGAGGCAAAGGCTGTGATTGATGAGCTAAAAGGGCTAAATGGTGGCGCGCTAATCACTAAATTTAGCGAAATCGCAAAAGCCAAATCAATCGAGCCAGCCGCAAAACAATCAGGTGGCGCACTACCAGCGTTTCCAAAAGAGGGCGCTATGGTTAAACCTTTCGCAGACGCTGCATTTGCGCTAAAAAAAGGTGAAATTTCAAAAACTCCTGTTAAGACAGAATTTGGCTACCATGTAATCTTAAAAGAGGATCAAATCGCAAAACGCCAAGTCCCAGTTAGCGAGGTAAAACCTCTAATCGAAGGCTCAATCCGCCAAGAAAAAGCAGCCGCAAATTCAGAAAAATTGGCGCAAGATCTGCTTAAAAAAGCAAAAATCGAATACAAATAA
- the fbaA gene encoding class II fructose-bisphosphate aldolase, translated as MGVLDVVKAGVLFGDDVSKLYKYAQSEGFAIPAVNVVGSHSVNAVLESAKKANSPVIIQFSNGGASYYAGKECENGAIMGAVSGAMQVHLLARYYGVPVILHTDHAARKLLPWIDGLLEASAGYKKAHGVPLFSSHMLDLSEENLEENLSTCESYLKKMSELGISLEIELGVTGGEEDGVDNTGVDNALLYTQPEDVALAYERLKKISDNFSIAASFGNVHGVYKPGNVVLRPEILRNSQKFVQEKFGLNDAKPVNFVFHGGSGSEIKDIKDAVSYGVVKMNIDTDTQWAFWDGVREYELKNRAYLQGQIGNPEGEDKPNKKYYDPRKWLRCGEESMVKRLLVAFENLNCINKN; from the coding sequence ATGGGTGTTTTAGATGTAGTTAAAGCTGGTGTATTATTTGGTGATGATGTTAGCAAGCTCTACAAATACGCGCAGAGCGAGGGTTTTGCAATCCCTGCTGTAAATGTCGTAGGAAGCCACTCTGTAAATGCTGTCTTAGAGAGCGCCAAAAAGGCAAACTCTCCTGTGATTATCCAATTTAGCAATGGCGGAGCGAGTTATTATGCGGGCAAAGAGTGCGAAAACGGCGCAATTATGGGCGCAGTTAGTGGAGCTATGCAGGTGCATTTGCTAGCTAGGTATTATGGCGTGCCTGTGATTTTACACACTGACCACGCAGCGCGCAAACTGCTTCCTTGGATTGATGGATTATTAGAGGCAAGCGCAGGGTATAAAAAAGCGCACGGCGTGCCACTATTTAGCTCTCACATGCTAGATCTTAGCGAAGAGAATTTGGAGGAAAATTTAAGTACTTGCGAAAGCTATCTTAAAAAGATGAGCGAGCTAGGAATTAGCCTAGAAATCGAGCTTGGCGTAACAGGCGGCGAAGAAGACGGCGTGGATAATACAGGCGTGGATAACGCGCTTTTATACACGCAACCAGAAGATGTCGCGCTTGCGTATGAAAGACTTAAAAAAATCAGCGATAATTTCTCGATTGCAGCGAGCTTTGGCAATGTGCATGGCGTGTATAAACCGGGAAATGTCGTGCTTCGCCCTGAAATTTTGCGAAATTCGCAAAAATTCGTGCAAGAAAAATTTGGTTTAAATGACGCCAAACCTGTAAATTTCGTATTCCACGGCGGTAGCGGTAGCGAGATCAAAGATATCAAAGACGCTGTAAGCTATGGCGTGGTTAAGATGAATATTGACACCGATACGCAGTGGGCGTTTTGGGACGGCGTGAGAGAGTATGAGCTCAAAAACAGAGCATATTTGCAAGGTCAAATCGGCAACCCAGAAGGCGAAGATAAACCAAACAAAAAATACTACGATCCACGCAAATGGCTAAGATGTGGCGAGGAAAGTATGGTAAAAAGATTGCTTGTCGCATTTGAAAATTTAAATTGTATAAACAAAAACTAA
- a CDS encoding MotA/TolQ/ExbB proton channel family protein, translating to MEKTTEILDLTLPENPERSLLGVYLKIVFVPVVIFAIFLLGFLKVINFKVELHSIVMMGFLLIIALFLARHNAEFGCLKFQNSIENFKTELKNYIVENLLSIGTKKKSDAKFENFVDEYSHSLRNDNYASVAVGVFPMLGILGTFISIAISMPNFSSSNIANLETEIAGLLGGVGTAFYVSIYGIFLALWWIYFEKKGISKFERLLLKYKNATKNFFWSKEEITQSYLSEILDRNAEVSRSFMAMASNTLSDSLNVAIDEKMQTLQGIIDAEQRALALTTSELERANEMILNANLTHGEISKNFDQILSSLKAVTSNMVEIQNGISAGYLSFSKSSEQKSANLQTSADALNQAIVNFTLQIKSLNENMLSEQAIARESFKASFKELNDEIKSLFDSSLGKNTSSEGIIDELRKTLQSIDEKENQNEE from the coding sequence ATGGAAAAAACAACAGAAATTTTAGATTTAACGCTTCCAGAAAATCCAGAGCGCTCACTACTTGGCGTTTATCTGAAAATCGTGTTTGTTCCTGTGGTGATTTTCGCCATATTTTTGCTAGGATTTTTGAAGGTAATCAACTTCAAAGTCGAGCTTCACTCGATCGTAATGATGGGCTTTTTGCTCATCATTGCGCTATTTTTGGCTAGGCATAATGCTGAATTTGGCTGTTTGAAATTTCAAAATAGTATCGAAAATTTCAAAACCGAACTTAAAAATTACATCGTCGAAAATCTCCTTAGCATAGGCACTAAGAAAAAGTCCGACGCTAAATTTGAAAATTTCGTCGATGAATACTCGCACTCGCTTCGCAATGACAACTATGCCTCTGTCGCGGTGGGTGTTTTCCCAATGCTGGGTATTTTGGGCACATTTATCAGCATTGCGATTTCTATGCCAAATTTCTCATCATCAAATATCGCAAATTTAGAGACCGAGATTGCTGGGCTTCTAGGTGGCGTTGGCACGGCGTTTTATGTGTCGATTTATGGTATTTTTCTGGCGCTTTGGTGGATTTATTTCGAAAAAAAGGGAATTAGCAAATTCGAAAGATTGCTTTTAAAATACAAAAACGCCACAAAAAACTTTTTTTGGAGCAAAGAGGAAATCACGCAAAGCTACCTTAGCGAGATACTTGATCGCAACGCCGAGGTTTCGCGCTCTTTCATGGCTATGGCTTCAAATACCCTTAGCGATAGCCTAAATGTCGCAATTGATGAAAAAATGCAAACACTTCAAGGCATAATTGACGCCGAGCAGCGCGCCCTTGCGCTAACTACTAGCGAGTTAGAAAGGGCTAATGAAATGATACTAAATGCCAACCTAACTCACGGCGAAATCAGCAAAAATTTCGACCAAATTCTATCGTCTTTAAAGGCCGTTACGAGCAATATGGTCGAGATCCAAAACGGCATTTCAGCGGGATATTTGAGCTTTTCTAAATCATCTGAGCAAAAGAGCGCAAATCTGCAAACCAGCGCAGACGCCCTAAATCAGGCAATCGTAAATTTTACCTTGCAGATCAAATCCCTAAACGAAAATATGCTAAGCGAGCAAGCCATCGCCAGGGAGAGCTTTAAGGCAAGTTTTAAAGAGCTAAATGACGAAATCAAATCGCTTTTTGATTCTAGCCTAGGCAAAAACACAAGCTCAGAGGGTATCATCGACGAGCTACGCAAAACGCTTCAAAGCATAGACGAAAAAGAAAACCAAAATGAAGAGTAA
- a CDS encoding OmpA family protein produces the protein MKSKTSEKETFWIAYADLMAGLLFVFILLIGGIIVKYYLVQDDLKAQTSEHEKTMVALQSSQKKSAELEALNKIFSEQLEKLNVENTDLRKQNSIYFIQIEDLSAMAEKLKKENFDISELLKNTRTEATEKEIKIAFLLDQLTQKESDFNKILHDLNVTKNRIRNLTGQKVKLIAELKERLDGKIRIDSESGAMTLNSSVLFDKGSSELKEGSKESFKTALEGYFSALMDNDEIRNSLDQIIIEGHTDSDGGYLYNLALSQERALAVMNFINEWNKDERLQKHLIASGRSYSQPVLTGGVEDKDASRRIEIKFTLSNKEAMEEIRKFLEFDANATR, from the coding sequence ATGAAGAGTAAAACCAGCGAAAAAGAGACCTTTTGGATAGCTTACGCTGATTTAATGGCGGGGCTTTTGTTTGTCTTTATTTTACTAATCGGCGGGATTATCGTCAAATACTATTTGGTGCAAGACGACCTCAAAGCCCAAACCAGCGAGCATGAAAAAACTATGGTCGCGCTTCAATCCTCGCAGAAAAAATCCGCTGAATTAGAGGCGTTAAATAAGATTTTTTCCGAACAGCTTGAAAAGCTAAATGTCGAAAACACCGACCTTCGCAAGCAAAATTCAATCTATTTTATCCAAATCGAAGATCTAAGCGCCATGGCAGAAAAACTCAAAAAAGAGAATTTCGACATTAGCGAGCTTTTGAAAAACACTCGCACCGAGGCTACCGAAAAAGAGATAAAAATCGCGTTTTTGCTCGATCAGCTAACCCAAAAAGAGAGCGATTTCAACAAAATTTTGCATGATTTAAATGTCACCAAAAACCGAATTCGCAACCTAACCGGTCAAAAGGTCAAACTAATCGCCGAACTTAAAGAGAGATTAGACGGCAAAATCCGCATAGATAGCGAGAGCGGGGCGATGACGCTAAACTCGTCCGTGCTTTTTGATAAGGGTTCGAGCGAGCTTAAAGAGGGTAGCAAAGAGAGCTTTAAAACCGCGCTAGAAGGGTATTTTAGCGCGCTTATGGATAATGACGAAATCAGAAATAGCCTAGATCAAATCATCATCGAGGGCCACACAGACAGCGACGGCGGGTATTTATACAACCTAGCCCTTTCGCAAGAGCGCGCGCTAGCGGTCATGAATTTCATAAACGAGTGGAACAAAGACGAGAGATTGCAAAAACACCTAATCGCAAGCGGGCGCAGTTATTCTCAGCCTGTGCTAACTGGCGGCGTCGAGGACAAAGACGCAAGCAGGCGTATCGAAATTAAATTTACGCTTAGCAACAAAGAGGCTATGGAAGAGATCCGCAAATTTTTGGAATTTGACGCAAATGCGACAAGATAG